Proteins from a single region of Penaeus monodon isolate SGIC_2016 chromosome 29, NSTDA_Pmon_1, whole genome shotgun sequence:
- the LOC119592145 gene encoding CDK2-associated and cullin domain-containing protein 1-like, giving the protein MEESMSSADQNSSNTPRRALAMTSMSDEDYCNTYWPQLREAVDRLLQGPPSPPHTGPVIQFEPMYSAAYKCVCQQYSEVLYNDLTSHINKHFLKVAEDMQDVGDLHLIDSYYSLIHRVMYSLDGIIPIFTYLNRVYVETKLSSTLRTELQKIFCTAVIDPVIARLLALIKHITEAKPFYVAPHVLASLVKNLYKLRPAYAQTYPQVFSVYIPGVLPAMCEHELSDYIVETQKLQATLRQSWINTSSQGRKRCLDEEMLT; this is encoded by the exons ATGGAGGAGTCGATGTCTTCAGCGGACCAGAATTCATCGAATACTCCAAGAAGAGCTTTAG CCATGACCAGTATGTCAGATGAGGATTATTGCAACACCTACTGGCCTCAGTTGAGAGAAGCTGTTGATCGTTTATTGCAagggcccccctcacccccacacacggGTCCTGTCATACAGTTTGAGCCAATGTATTCTGCAGCCTATAAGTGTGTGTGCCAACAGTATTCGGAGGTGCTGTATAATGACCTCACTtcgcacataaacaaacatttcCTCAAGGTTGCGGAAGATATGcag gatgTGGGTGATCTTCACCTTATTGACAGTTATTATTCTCTCATTCATCGTGTCATGTATAGTTTAGATGGTATCATTCCAATATTTACATATCTG AATAGAGTGTATGTAGAAACTAAATTATCATCAACACTACGGACAGAACTTCAAAAGATATTTTGTACAGCTGTTATTGACCCTGTTATAGCTAGGTTATTGG CATTGATAAAACATATAACCGAAGCAAAACCATTCTACGTGGCTCCTCATGTTTTAGCATCTCTTGTCAAGAATCTTTACAAGTTAAGACCAGCGTATGCACAGACGTATCCACAG GTATTTTCAGTTTATATCCCAGGTGTTCTGCCTGCAATGTGTGAGCACGAACTCTCAGACTACATCGTGGAGACGCAGAAACTCCAGGCCACTTTAAGACAGTCTTGGATCAATACTAGTTCTCAGGGAAGGAAGAGATGTCTGGATGAGGAGATGCTCACATAG
- the LOC119592146 gene encoding uncharacterized protein LOC119592146: MATLASMADDLYEAINNGDVDTVMDLLKKGANVNVLPSCGRTVLGRAAQLGHLAIVCLLLDAEKFYTTPEEEDVDTESMFSRLTSTANPTATQTSATSSACPPLSAASLVTTSSSMWAALPVSAAATVASSSNIRPSMGSTLKSPQPHKCCSPSIDSETCTCSDELWGLDLSDTNQHSDWEPGRCGQDLPNNNNEDNSEIEVEGEFSAPVCPHPPTQYTPSNIGYYVYEYREEDEDTGDSSGPVLSSTEDSDSALIAEKRHHHHPHRHSASILLQRTLGRGRANIVSSDSEFETEHRRRRRHARHNHRPHRHDRDHGRHKTLVHSHHSSPWLAQLHSEYLSLGLSSPWSLRRNCDINQQDAYGRSALHYATEQGHTYIVHMLIKSGVHVDTPDAEHMTALHLAAQRGLAEVVNLLLEGGARVNNKMNDKSSPLHIAASRGYTDIVETLLDRGAKIDSLDSSDRTPLILAVSRSHFKVVQLLLNRGAKVNIEEIHGYTPLCEAVWHKDLKLVQMLLTAGAKVTQSHYLLHYAVLHRHYQLAELLLGARCIVNLRDDNGDTPLIIAARTCQPSVMKLLLKHGANANYPNGLTGTTPLHEAIATPDSLFSDFWVMFSLLRSHGAKLDIETVTAGDTPLYRALLMEKNKVAALLIRQGCNVNHHTPAATPDYLHMTALRGHAPLATLLILAGFKLWQAQWLMESTTPGSLQSRLAVVRSQPLTLADLCRIYIRQRLGDRIQVTLEASPLPPRVIRFLMLEDVAEVDL; the protein is encoded by the exons ATGGCAACTCTAGCTTCCATGGCTGATGACTTGTACGAGGCCATCAACAATGGAGATGTTGACACGGTTATGGATCTGTTGAAAAAAG GTGCCAATGTGAATGTGCTTCCTTCATGCGGGAGAACGGTGCTTGGACGTGCTGCACAGCTGGGTCACCTGGCCATTGTGTGCCTGCTCCTGGATGCGGAAAAGTTCTACACAACGCCCGAGGAGGAAGATGTGGACACAGAAAGCATGTTCTCCCGCCTGACCTCCACTGCCAACCCAACTGCCACGCAGACTTCCGCCACAAGCTCCGCCTGCCCCCCCTTGTCCGCAGCCTCCCTGGTCACGACCTCATCTTCTATGTGGGCTGCCCTTCCCGTCTCTGCCGCGGCCACTGTGGCCTCGTCTTCGAACATCCGTCCTTCCATGGGGTCTACGCTCAAGAGCCCTCAACCACACAAGTGCTGTTCTCCCAGCATAGACTCCGAGACTTGCACCTGTAGCGATGAG CTATGGGGTTTAGATTTAAGTGACACCAATCAACACAGCGACTGGGAGCCTGGGCGCTGTGGTCAGGACCTCCCCAACAATAACAACGAGGACAACTCTGAAATTGAGGTGGAGGGGGAGTTCAGCGCCCCCGTGtgcccccaccctcccactcagTACACTCCCAGTAATATTGGCTACTATGTGTATGAGtacagagaggaggatgaggatacaG gtGACTCATCAGGTCCAGTTCTGTCTTCCACTGAGGACTCAGACTCTGCTTTGATTGCTGAGaagcgccaccaccaccaccctcaccggCACTCAGCCTCTATTCTCCTGCAACGCACGCTTGGCAGAGGAAGAGCCAACATTGTGTCCTCTGACTCAGAATTCGAGACCGAGCACCGCCGGAGGAGAAGACATGCACGTCACAATCACAGGCCTCATCGCCACGACAGAGATCATG GACGTCACAAAACCCTAGTACACTCCCACCACTCAAGCCCATGGCTCGCACAGCTGCACTCAGAGTATCTCTCCCTGGGACTAAGTTCTCCCTGGTCCCTGAGGCGTAACTGTGACATCAACCAGCAGGACGCCTATGGCCGCTCTGCGCTGCACTATGCCACAGAGCAGGGCCACACCTACATTGTGCACATGCTTATCAAGTCAG GAGTTCACGTTGACACCCCTGATGCAGAACACATGACTGCCTTGCATTTGGCTGCACAGCGTGGACTAGCAGAAGTTGTCAATCTGTTGCTGGAGGGAGGTGCTAGGGTCAATAACAAAATGAATGATAAG aGTTCCCCCTTACACATCGCTGCCTCTCGAGGCTACACGGACATTGTGGAAACCTTGCTGGACCGAGGAGCAAAAATTGACTCCCTGGACAGTTCTGATCGCACACCACTCATCCTGGCCGTCTCAAGGTCTCATTTCAAGGTTGTACAACTCCTGCTCAACAGAGGGGCCAAGGTCAACATAGAAGAAATTCATG GGTACACACCCTTGTGCGAGGCTGTCTGGCACAAAGACCTCAAGCTTGTGCAAATGCTACTTACTGCGGGGGCAAAGGTTACCCAGTCACACTACCTTCTTCATTATGCTGTACTTCACAGGCACTATCAG CTCGCAGAATTACTCCTAGGTGCAAGGTGCATTGTGAATCTGAGAGATGACAATGGAGATACTCCGCTTATCATAGCTGCACGGACATGTCAGCCTTCCGTTATGAAGCTCTTGTTGAAACATG GTGCTAATGCCAACTACCCCAATGGCTTAACGGGCACAACACCACTCCATGAAGCCATCGCAACACCTGATTCCCTATTCAGTGATTTCTGGGTGATGTTTTCCCTTCTACGCTCGCATGGTGCCAAGCTTGACATAGAGACCGTGACAGCAGGAGACACACCTCTATACCGGGCTTTGCTCATGGAGAAGAATAAGGTTGCTGCTCTCCTCATCAGACAGGG ATGCAATGTAAACCACCACACCCCAGCAGCAACCCCAGACTACCTGCACATGACAGCTCTGAGAGGTCATGCTCCTCTGGCAACACTGCTGATACTGGCAGGATTCAAGCTGTGGCAAGCACAGTGGCTGATGGAAAGCACCACACCTGGATCACTCCAGTCGCGACTCGCTGTTGTGAG GTCTCAGCCTCTGACCCTTGCTGACCTCTGCCGAATTTACATCCGCCAGCGGCTGGGGGACCGGATCCAGGTTACACTTGAGGCGTCTCCCCTTCCGCCAAGAGTCATAAGGTTTCTGATGCTGGAGGATGTGGCTGAAGTTGACCTGTGA